ATCAGGCAGAGGAAGATACGAAAAGGAGAGGCGACCCGGGAGCGCTCCCGAACCGCCTCTCCTTTTTTCGCCGAGACGGCCGCGCCACCGGCAGACCAACCTTGGCAAAACCCCTCGAGGAGGGGTTTGACCTTCCTGGGATTGCGGCCATCCCGGCCGCAGGCGGGACGGGGTCACCGTCCCGCCGAGGTTCCCGACTTGAACTCCCTCTTCGGCAACGGCGGCTTGCGGGAACCGTTCGCCCCTTGCGGGACGGAGCGGGCAGGGACGCCAGCAGGAGCGGGACGGGACTACCGGCCCTCCCGGTTCGTGCCCTGAAAGCCGCCGCTTCGACGACGAAGGCCGGGAGCGAGAACAACCTCGCCCCATCGGGCCGCGCTCCCGGAAGGGGCAAAGGCGTTCTGCCGTTGCGACGACTTCCCCGTCGCAAGCTCCCGGGTAGCTCCCGGACAGACGAAAAGACGTGCCCCGACGAAACCGGCCAGACCTCGCAGCAGCCCCTTTCGGGAACGGCCTCGATCTTCAGGAGGGACTCCGGGGTCAGTCCTTTTCCCCCTCCGATTCCGCCAGGGCACGCACCTGCTCCAGGGGAAGGTCGAGGACGTCGGCCACCTGGGCGGCGTCGAAGCCGCGGGAGAGCATCTTCCGGGCGCTCTCAAGCATCGCCTCGTTGCGGCCTTCCTGACGACCTTCCTGGCGGCCTTCCATACGACCCTCCTCGCGGCCTTCCAGGCGGCCTTCCTTCCTGATTTTCCTGATCTCGCGCTGCACGTAGGTCACCATCTTCTCCGCCTCCTCTTCGCTCGCGATTTCTTCGGCCATTCCGCTCAGGTCCACTCCCTCACGCTTCGCCAGGATCGTCAGGTAGCCCGCGAAGTGGCGCGACAGGATCTCACGCTCCTCCGGCGGAAGGAGCTTGCGGTACTCCAGCAGACGACGCACCGTCATGGACAGGTCCTCTTCCTTCGACGGGTTGGCCAGGTAGAGCAACCCTCCCAGCGCGTCCCGGAAGGCCAGGAGCTCCTCCGACGTCCGCTTGCCCAGGACCATGAGGTGGTAGCTGAAGTTGGGCACGAATCCCGCGAAGGCATCCCCGTTTTCGACCTTCTCGACGAAGGTCGACGCCACCGTCCATTTCTGCATTCCGTCGTAGAAGACCACGGGGATGACGGGCGGCAGCAGGTAGCTCTTCCTCCTCGATTTCGACCCCGCCTCTTCCACGCAGCGCTCCCAGATGCGCACCATGTAGGCCAGCAGGCGGAAGGGCATGAGGTGGTCCACGCTCGATTGGTGCTCGACGAGGATGTAGATGTAGGTCTCCTTCCCTCCGCGGCGGATCCGGTAGAGGACGTCCGATTCCCGCGCGACGAGTTCCTGGGAGATGAAGGAGACGTTCTCCAGTTCGATGTCCTCCAGGCCCACTCCCTCCAGCGTCCCGAAGCGGAGAAAGCGCCTCAGAAACTGGAAAAAGAGGGCTTTGTCGCTCAGAAAGTTGCGGAAGGCCCGGTCCTTGTCTCCCATCAAAGCCCCTCCTTCTGTACCTGTACCGCGCGCGGCGCTCGCTTGTCTCAACCTCGGTCCCGGCGGAAGGGTTTGACCTTCCTGGGATTGCGGCCATCCCGGCCGCAGGCGGGACGGGACTACCGGCCCTCCCGGTTCGCGCCCTGAAAGCCGCCGCTTCGACGACGAAGGCCGGGAGCGAGAAAAGCCCCTCGCCCCATCGGGCCGCGCTCCCGGCAGGGGCAAAGGCGTTCTGCCGTTGCGACGATTTCCCCGTCGCAAGCTCCCGGGTAGCTCCCGGACAGACGAAAAGACGTGCCCCGACGAAACCGGCCAGACCTCGCAGCAGCCCCTTTCGGGAACGGCCTCGATCTTCAGGAGGGACTCCGGGGTCAGTCCTTTTCCCCCTCCGATTCCGCCAGGGCGCGCACCTGCTCCAGGGGAAGGTCGAGGACGTCGGCCACCTGGGCGGCGTCGAAGCCGCGGGAGAGCATCTTCCGGGCGCTCTCAAGCATCGCCTCGCGACGGCCTTCCTGACGACCTTCCATACGGCCTTCCTGACGGCCTTCCTGACGGCCTTCCTGACGGCCCTCCTGACGGCCCTCCTGGCGGCCTTCCATACGGCCCTCCTGACGGCCTTCCATACGACCCTCCTCGCGGCCTTCCAGGCGGCCTTCCTTCCTGATCTTCCTGATCTCGCGCTGCACGTAGGTCACCATCTTCTCCGCCTCCTCTTCGCTCGCGATTTCTTCGGCCATTCCGCTCAGGTCCACTCCCTCACGCTTCGCCAGGATCGTCAGGTAGCCCGCGAAGTGGCGCGACAGGATCTCACGCTCCTCCGGCGGAAGGAGCTTGCGGTACTCCAGCAGACGACGCACCGTCATGGACAGGTCCTCTTCCTTCGACGGGTTGGCCAGGTAGAGCAACCCTCCCAGCGCGTCCCGGAAGGCCAGGAGCTCCTCCGACGTCCGCTTGCCCAGGACCATGAGGTGGTAGCTGAAGTTGGGCACGAATCCCGCGAAGGCATCCCCGTTTTCGACCTTCTCGACGAAGGTCGACGCCACCGTCCATTTCTGCATTCCGTCGTAGAAGACCACGGGGATGACGGGCGGCAGCAGGTAGCTCTTCCTCCTCGATTTCGACCCCGCCTCTTCCACGCAGCGCTCCCAGATGCGCACCATGTAGGCCAGCAGGCGGAAGGGCATGAGGTGGTCCACGCTCGATTGGTGCTCGACGAGGATGTAGATGTAGGTCTCCTTCCCTCCGCGGCGGATCCGGTAGAGGACGTCCGATTCCCGCGCGACGAGTTCCTGGGAGATGAAGGAGACGTTCTCCAGTTCGATGTCCTCCAGGCCCACTCCCTCCAGCGTCCCGAAGCGGAGAAAGCGCCTCAGAAACTGGAAAAAGAGGGCTTTGTCGCTCAGAAAGTTGCGGAAGGCCCGGTCCTTGTCTCCCATCAAAGCCCCTCCTTCTTCTCTTGTGTCCGCCTGCCTTTGTTTTTGCCTGTCGATCGGAGCCCTTCGCCCGGAGCTCTCCCTCAGGGCGGACAAAAGACCCCGCATGATCATTATAACTCGGAGGCGCCTTGAGACACTGAAATGGCTTTTCAACCTCGGACGAGCCATTGACAGAGATAGCAAAACATGGTAAGAAAATTACATCAAGTTCCTTAAGGACACAAGGATGAACACATCACTCCTCCGCCTTTCGGCGGCTCTTTTTGGGCTCCGATATAATGAATTCATAAAAGGACTCATTGATACCGACATAACGAGGTGACTTCCATGACGGGCAAGACGGTGTTGCAGTTGGGCTACGGCATGCAGGGAAAGGCCGCTCTGGCCGATCTGGTTCAGAACCGATCCGTCTCGACGATCATCGTCGCCGACGGGTCGGAGGAGGTCATGAGGGCTCCTGAGGCGACAGGATCGGCCAAGGTCCGGCCAGTCCGCCTCGACGCCTCCGACAGGAACGCTCTGGCCGCGCTCATGAGAGAGGCCGACGTCGTCGTCGAGCTCCTTCCCGGCCCCTTCGCCCTCCCCACGGCGCGTCTGGCCGCCGAGACGGGAGTCTCTCTCGTCAGCGCCATGTACCTGGCCAATCCCGGCGAGACCGATCCTGCCGAAAGAGAGCGCCAGCGTGGCGAGGTGGAGGCCATCGACAGGGAGGCCCGGGCCAGGGGGATCGCCCTCGTCGAGGAGTTCGGCATGGATCCGGGCCTCGATCTCGCCCTGGGGCGGGAGGCCCTTAAAAGGCTTGACTCCGTCGTCGCCTTTCATTCCTACGGAGCGGGTTTCCCCGAGAAGGAAGCGTCCGATAACCCGCTTCAATATCGCTTCACCTGGTCCGTCATCGGCGTCATGCGCTCCTATCTCCGGCCCGCCCGGTATCTGAGGGGAGGATCGGTCATCGACGTCGCCGCCGACGAGATGTTCTCGCCCCGTCACAGCCACATTCTCGATCTGCCCGAAATGGAAGGTCCTCTTGAATGCTTCCCCAACGGCGATGCCGCCGCCTACGCCCGCCGTTTCGCCATCGCCGATCAGGTGAAGGACATGGGCCGCTATATCTGCCGCTGGCCCGGCCACGGCGCCTTCTGGTCCGTCATGGCCCGTTCGGGCTTTCTCTCCGAGAAACCCGTCGGCTGCGGCGACGTCACCGTCGCCCCCAACGCCTTCTGCGCCGCTCTCCTCGGCTCTCAGGACCAGTTCTTCTACGGCGAGGGGCAGCGCGACGTGGCCCTGGTCCGAACCGACGTCCGAGGCTACCGGGACGGGAAGCCCTGCCGCGTCGTCGGCCAGATCGTCGACAGACGGGACCTGACGACGGGCTTCACGGCCATGCAGAGGACCGTCGGTTTCCCCGTCTCCATCGCCGCCTCGATGCTTCTCGACGGCCGCATCGAGGGCAGGGGGCTCCTCTCACCGATGGACATTCCCTTCGGGCCTCTCGTCGAGGAGCTCTCCCGTCGGGGCATTTCCGTCTCCTTCGACGTCACCGAATGGGACGGTCGCGTCGAGCCATGAAGATTCCCTTCGTCAAAGGGCACATGGGCGGAAACACGATCGCTCTCTTTCGCGACGAGACCTTCCCCCGGCACGACCGCCCGGCCTCCGTCACCCGGGCCCTTTTCGACGATGGCCTGGCCTGCCACGAGGCGGGACTGCTCCGTCCCTTCCCCGAGACGATCGCCGTCAAGATCGTCGGCCGATCGTCTCGGGCCTGGATCACGGCCTGCGGCGGCCTCACGCAGGTTCTGGGCCGCGTCCTCACCGACGAAGAGGCCTGCCGCAAGCTGAATCTGACGCGAGTGACACGTCCCGCGTCGGTCGTCCTCGACACCGACGGGGGGCAAGTTCCCCTCTTCATCGACGAGACCTCCGAGGGACCGAGAACCTGGACGGACATGACGGCCTTTCTGGGCGAGCTTTTCCGCGACGGACTGGAAGAGCTCTTTCTGGAGGGATTCAGGGCCCGGAGGATCGGCAAGTTTCTCGTCGTCGACGGTCGGGACCTGGAGGGGCGTCACTGCCCCGAGGCCGTCGAAACCCTCTCTTCGGAGGTGAAAGAGACGCTGGTGGCGATGCAGAGGGCCTTCCTCCGCTCCCCCTCGGGTAAGAAGAGCCTCGACTTCGCCCTTTTCGACGACCGTTCCGAAAGGCGGGGACGCTTCCGCCTCCTCTTTCCCCACAACATCCCCGAGGGGCACATCGAACCGGCCTGCGGGACGGGAACCGTAGCCGTCGCCCTGGCCCTTTTCGCCTCGGGCCGTCTCGAGGCGGCGGATCTTCTGGGCGACGGCAGTCATGAACTTCTTTTCGAATCGGGAGGCGGTCCCTTCCTGGGAGGCCCGGAAGAGAGCCGTCTTCGCATGGAGGTGATAAACCGACAACCGACGAAAATCTTTTTCTCCCACGACCGGGTCCGCCTGACCGTTATGGGCGACCTCTTTCTGCCCGACGGAGGCGACGAGAGTTGAAGACGTAAAGGAACGCCTCCGAGGACCCCCGACATCGAGAAAGGAGCGAAACAATCATGGGTGATATCGCGGCAAAAGGAGCCCTCTCTCTCGTTCCCGTCGTTCTGGCCCTCTTTCTGGCCTTCAGGACGAAGGACGCCGTCTTCTCCCTCCTCATCGGCTGCATCGTCGGCGTCGTCATCGCCGGATTCGATCCCGCCACGGGTCTTTCCAAGCTCTTTCAGAACGCCCTGGGCAACGGGGACTTCATCTGGGTCATGATGATCGAGATCGCCGTGGGCATCATGGTGGCCTTCTACCTCCGGGCCGGCGTCATCGCCGCCTTCGCGGAGAAGGCCGGAACGCGCGTCAGGACCCGCCGGGC
The DNA window shown above is from Aminithiophilus ramosus and carries:
- a CDS encoding Rpn family recombination-promoting nuclease/putative transposase, which encodes MGDKDRAFRNFLSDKALFFQFLRRFLRFGTLEGVGLEDIELENVSFISQELVARESDVLYRIRRGGKETYIYILVEHQSSVDHLMPFRLLAYMVRIWERCVEEAGSKSRRKSYLLPPVIPVVFYDGMQKWTVASTFVEKVENGDAFAGFVPNFSYHLMVLGKRTSEELLAFRDALGGLLYLANPSKEEDLSMTVRRLLEYRKLLPPEEREILSRHFAGYLTILAKREGVDLSGMAEEIASEEEAEKMVTYVQREIRKIRKEGRLEGREEGRMEGRQEGRQEGRNEAMLESARKMLSRGFDAAQVADVLDLPLEQVRALAESEGEKD
- a CDS encoding Rpn family recombination-promoting nuclease/putative transposase, yielding MGDKDRAFRNFLSDKALFFQFLRRFLRFGTLEGVGLEDIELENVSFISQELVARESDVLYRIRRGGKETYIYILVEHQSSVDHLMPFRLLAYMVRIWERCVEEAGSKSRRKSYLLPPVIPVVFYDGMQKWTVASTFVEKVENGDAFAGFVPNFSYHLMVLGKRTSEELLAFRDALGGLLYLANPSKEEDLSMTVRRLLEYRKLLPPEEREILSRHFAGYLTILAKREGVDLSGMAEEIASEEEAEKMVTYVQREIRKIRKEGRLEGREEGRMEGRQEGRMEGRQEGRQEGRQEGRQEGRQEGRMEGRQEGRREAMLESARKMLSRGFDAAQVADVLDLPLEQVRALAESEGEKD
- a CDS encoding saccharopine dehydrogenase family protein; its protein translation is MTGKTVLQLGYGMQGKAALADLVQNRSVSTIIVADGSEEVMRAPEATGSAKVRPVRLDASDRNALAALMREADVVVELLPGPFALPTARLAAETGVSLVSAMYLANPGETDPAERERQRGEVEAIDREARARGIALVEEFGMDPGLDLALGREALKRLDSVVAFHSYGAGFPEKEASDNPLQYRFTWSVIGVMRSYLRPARYLRGGSVIDVAADEMFSPRHSHILDLPEMEGPLECFPNGDAAAYARRFAIADQVKDMGRYICRWPGHGAFWSVMARSGFLSEKPVGCGDVTVAPNAFCAALLGSQDQFFYGEGQRDVALVRTDVRGYRDGKPCRVVGQIVDRRDLTTGFTAMQRTVGFPVSIAASMLLDGRIEGRGLLSPMDIPFGPLVEELSRRGISVSFDVTEWDGRVEP